agtctgaacttcagaatgtgtacactcgtcttgaagcaatggctGATGTCCAGCATGACATGTCCAGGCAACTGTCCACCTTGATTCAACTCTACAAAAATTAAAGTGTTTTcgtttgtttcttttttcttaaactttggtctatttttgttctttgtttactttggcactccgataaacaaaaagggggagagatagttattttttgatttgttgcccaactctggacccttttttcagggggagttgtggtttgttagtacttgtgaacttaatgtttctttttatttaaagttagcatgttttttggttttgttgTGATATttgattgtgttactcagggggagtagtattgtttgctcttgctaactttgcattgcaggtactttatggtaaaaattattttgttcatctaaagtgccaaagggggagattgtaaagtccttttttggcaagttaggtgacaaaataatttttcctttttatggtaagattgctatgcattcattttcgaaatcttacctcttttattcggttataagttgccattttccttgtttggaaagttgcactttcagctgaactttcctttgttgaaaacttctcaaaagagaagaaattcccttttggaaagttgtccttttaagggaaactttgattattgccttttcctttttaatttcgattgtatcttgatacaatcagaatgtataatctgtttttggcaggaatctagctttgaaagaagatcggacccgattttagtaagtttcccgtttctgggcagatctgcttcgtcagcaaccgaatctgttgtagcagatcgtgtttgtttttggaaagtttttgtacagctgctaattcgaacttgtggttgcctctttggtttctatgatctataaatagagcctagagagcaaccattcggattacctcttccattattcattttctacatttatcttttgagagaagagagtctttctttattttgtgagagcctagttgttcacctaggttctagttgttctatttctgttcttactctatcctagaggttgtgaagaactacttgactgaacaagagattggtcttcgggagaagacttgataaagccttacttcgggaggaagtaagcacttggtcttcgggagaagacttgctaaagccttacttcgggaggaagtaagcactcacacttcaaagacgaagggagttcgggcttgaaggtgtttcaagaagtcagattcataaagtggattacaaaggattgcggcaatactttagagggagtctaaacttgtttaagtcaattgtctttgtaattttgatactttattaattgatttcattctctgggcgtggccccgtggactaggagtgttcgggagaacactgataccacgtacaaatctcttgtgtcaagttatttatttttctgcaaatattttatattctgcctgttcgaTTTCTTTGTgaaattactttctgctgctgcaaatgcttacagtttttatattttcgtatatacaactgacatttgcaaaaactcggtttttcactttatagtattatattgttattagtataattaagtattaaatcacatgtaatttaaaataataacttttaagaAATATCATTCACCAATCGTAGAGTATTACTTATAGAAAGTGTTAGGCACCACTGGTATCTAATAACAATATTCTTTCTAATATCTAAACATTTTTAATCTTAAttgtatatatagtgtatattgaaattatataaaatattctacaaagttttaaaaaattcgaaaaaaaaaattacaatataaaaagtaGAAATGCTCGTGGGTTGGGGAGTCCTCGAGCATTCTAAAACTTCTTCCTGTTAGTAAAACAACATTGACCTCGTCTTATTTTTGATATGGAAAACAAGTTGTTTAGTGGTTTGGGTGATAAGTTTAAGTGTCTTTTGTCCTTAGATCATGTTTTTGAAGTCCCTAAAAAAGGGTTGGGGGAGGTCTTTTGTTATTTTGGGATGATGTTGTTAATGTTCATATTTTATCTTACTTCTTTAATCATGTGGATAGCTTTGTAACTTTTAGTGATAATATAAATTGCCATGTTTCCCTTTATTATGGTTCCCCTTATTATACTAGTAAAATGGATTCTTGGATTTTGCTTGATTGTTTGCATAATGTTTGCCCTTTTGCTGCCATGGATTACAGTGGGTGACTTTAATGATTACCTTTCCTTAAATGATAGAAGTAGTAGTAATAGCCCCCTTGAGGATTGTTTCATTTGGAGGCATCATTCCTCATGTTGTTTTACAGTTAACTCGGCTTACCACTTAGCAAATTCTTCTTTCTTCCCCTCCCTCTTCTTCTAATCCCAACTATATTAAATCTTGGTGGAAAGTTATGTGGTCTCTTAGAATACCCTCCAAAATTAAGCATTTCATTTGGAATATCTTCTTTCATATAGTTACAGTTGCTTTAAACCTCTTTTATAAAAAGGTTTGTGTTCTTTTTCGCCATAAAAGAGCCGAAATAGTCACTCATGCTCTCCTTAAGTGTTCTAGAGCCAAAGCAATTTGGAAATGCACtaagttttatcatttttacaaTAAGAATAAGTATCATGACATTAAAGACTTTTTGTAATTGTTTAATAACACAATAATATAGGTTTAATCTTGATCTTGTAGAAGATTGGTTCTCCTCTTATCTGCAGGATTATTGGGATGCCATCCCAAAGGGTGTTGGTGGTTGGGTTCAAGCTAATAAAGAAGTCTCATATAAAACTTTCATAACTGGTATTGTAACCTGTTTTGCCCAAACCAAGTGCTTTCAAGTTGAATGTGAATGCCTCTATAGAATCTAGATCAATATAGAAAGAGGATTGAGTTTGGAACAAGTGATAGTTAGTTGGTTACTACTCTTCCAGGCAGAGTGTGCTGCCATTAAAATGCCAATTGCCTTAGTTGAATTTGATTGCAAAGTTTTAATGGAGAAAATTAAACATAAGTGGAGAGAATCGAGAGATCGATCTTCTCTTTCCAAtgtaattagtaaaattaattccTCCTTGTCTTTATATCCTGAACTCTGAATGTATTATGCTCATAATCTAGCTAGGATAACAATAGGAACAGAAAGGAGCTAGTTTGGAATGGTATAATTCTAACTTATTGTACTTTGCAATTAGGGGTGTTTATAAAATAATCCATCTAATCTAATTCGCactccaatccaatccaattcgcaaAGTGCGAATATCTGCACTTATATTCGCACttatgcggattggattggattgaaaatttcaaaattcgcacttatgcggatcggatgtTAATTGACATGTAAAAATAACCGGTCTgatccaatccacacatatttataaaaaaaaaattaaaaaattaaatatactaataatattttaatgtaaagaaaatagtaatttaaaagtttaatacatataatacaattatattttaaaacttaatagatcGCATGTATATTCCATtcttatacataatttttttctaaatacaatgtgaaacaaaattaaacatttttatatatataattttttttctttttttgaatttagtatttgttattttatttattttaatttgttgtttaaaacataaaataataataatttattttattctgtTGCTAGTTAGgtgaaaatttttttttataaatattaaataatttaatattaaaaagtaactaatCCAAAAAAATTGATCAAATTCGTACTTTTGCGAATTGAATTTGAGTTATTATGTCGATTGGATTAGATCTAAAAAATGAAATCCACACTTAGTGGGGATCGGATGCACAATAAGCAAAATAGTGTGGATATGACTGGATAAACACCCCTATTTATAATGCAGTTACACTTCTAgaacaaatagaaattttttttattgttacacttcaaaatagttttctttttgtatttttaaaaaattttacataaaaatctcATAGCAATTAACGGAACAACCTTAATTACAACTAAATTTCAAATAGTAACACACGTAAAAATAACTAAAGAAACTACCAAAACAACCCAAatcgttaatttttttaaaaaaaaaattaaaataatatcaaaaatatataaaaaaaaaacatatataagttgacaaaaaaaaaacaaaacacataagataataaataaaacattttttaACATCATTGGCTGCGCTGTCAAAAGACAGCCGCTgatcttcttcgtcttctttcTTCCTAAATCTTCCACGTAGATAACAGTTCACTTCCACAACAAAGCCCACACATTCTTTATAGCGCGTGAAACACACGGTCTCCATTGTACTCATGGAACTAAGCTAATTTTGACTACCTTGGCACACTCGCTTCTTTGTAGCGCGTGGTTTAACTATTCTTATTAATTTACATTAAATCAAAGGAACCATCTTCTTCTCCACAAAATAGAATAATCTTTATTCTGAAACGAGTAAAAATAAATAGCACAcggtatatattatattatattatacttATATGAAGAAAAATAGTAGAGAGAGTTCTCAATCCTCATCAAAGTCACCCTCTTTGCAATACTTCTTGCTCTCTTGTaagttattattataaaaatataatcactTTCCTTTTTGATCGCTTTGTTCTTGGTTTCTGTTTTTCTTGGTGTGATTTATGGTTGTTCAAGCTCATTATGCCTTCTGGGTTTTGTATTTTATGGGTGTTCACAGCTGTTAAAGCCATGAAAGTTTCAATCTTTGTCTAATTTGTGAGctgggtttttctgggttttgagtGTAATTATTGTTTTGTTCTGATTCTTGAGTGTATTgggtattttctttgattacaCATATGAAATGATTTTCTTTGTGTGTGTGTCTGTGTGTGAGTTTCAGAATCTATAAAGTTGGTATCTTGATATGTGGGAGCTTTGTATGGAAAGAGAATAAGAGTGTTAATTTTTGTGATTTCTAAATTTGGGATTCCTTGATTATTGACATTTCTCCTTAATGCTTATGATTATTCTCTGTTGTGAAGATATTGCAGTGTGAGGAATTTGGTGCTTTACTTTGGATTTGGGATTCTTTTTTACTTTCACACTTAATCTTTGAAAACAAGATCAGAAATTTGAGAATTTGGAATTAGATTCGTTGCTCTGATTGGGGTTGGTGCCAATGGTTTTATTTTCTCCATAGTTAATAAAACCATTGGTAACATCACAAACTTAAGAACTCCTTCTTTAAGGCTTTTAGATAGATTTGTTGAGAGGTGATGCAGCGAGTTCGATTGTCCTCAGAACAAGCACCAGTGCACAAATTAGGGGAGTCTCagatgacattgtccccaaagTTTAGGTTAGCTGTGATACCGCCTTCTTTCTTGAACCCTTCGTCGGAGTTAGAGTTGTCTTTGAGGGGAGAACCTTTAATTCCAGGTCTTCCTGATGATGTTGCACTAAATTGTCTACTTCGCCTTCCGGTTCAGAGTCACTCAGCTTGCAAAACCGTTTGTAAAAGATGGCATTTCCTTCTTGGGAGGAAAGAGCGATTTTTCACTCGAAGAAAAGAATTAGGCTTTAAAGATCCTTGGCTCTTTGTTTTTGCTTTCCACAAGTGTACTGGAAAGATTCAGTGGCAAGTTCTTGATCTCACTTATTTCTCTTGGCATACTATCCCTTCAATGCCTTGTAAAGACAAGGTGTGTCCACATGGATTCAGATGCATTTCGATTCCCCGAGAGGGGACTCTTTTTGTTTGTGGGGGTATGGTTTCTGATGTAGATTGTCCCCTTGATTTGGTTCTTAAGTACGAAATGCAGAAAAATCGCTGGACTGTAATGAATCGGATGATCACTGCTAGGTCTTTTTTCGCGAGTGGGGTGATTAATGGTAAGATTTATGTTGCTGGAGGAAACAGTGCAGATCTTTTCGAGTTGAATTCTGCTGAGGTTTTGGATCCCATGAAAGGAATTTGGCATTCGGTTGCTAACATGGGAGCAAATATGGCTTCTTATGATGCTGCAGTTCTCAACGGGAAGCTTCTTGTTACTGAAGGCTGGTTGTGGCCTTTCTATGTCTCTCCCCGAGGTCAAGTTTACGATCCAAGAACTGACCACTGGGAAAGTATGGCTGTTGGACTAAGGGAAGGATGGACAGGTTCAAGTGTGGTGGTTTATGGACACTTGTTTGTGGTCTCAGAGCTCGAAAGAATGAAACTTAAGGTTTATGATTTAGATACTGATTCTTGGGAACCTATTGAAGGACCTCCATTACCAGAACAAATATGTAAACCTTTCGCTGTGAACGCCTGCGATTGCAAGATCTATGTTGTTGGTCGAAACCTTCATGTTGCGGTTGGACACATCTCCAAACTTAACCAAAAGAGCAGCTCCGAGAAGTGGAATTTCGGTGTAGAATGGAATGTGGTTGATGCTCCTGATTGTTTCTCTGACTTGACACCCTCAAGTTCTCAGGTTCTGTTTGCTTAGTAGATATTTTATCTAAATTTACCTTTTCAtattgtgatatatatataaatataaatatacttgATCTTAAATAAGCTGTAATTATACAAAATAGTTGATGTTGTAGAGTGCTAATGTTCTGTGTGAAAGTCCTTCTTGTGGTTATGTTATAATGTATTTCAATCTAAATTACTTGTGCTATTTTCTCAAATTCTTTATACACAAAAATTTATGTCAGTCATTAGATCAACTTAATCTAACAAAAATAGAATAGAAGAGGATCACTCCCACCAATGGAGGTATCTAACATGTATGATTGTGTTTATGTCCCAATAGTTTTCTGCTCATGTTTATGTCCCAAAAGTTTGGTTGTTGGAATTGTTCCTTACTAGACATCTTTCAATAACAATTTCTTGAATTGCTCATGTAATAAATTCACTTGGGTTACTTCTGTACTGTTTATTGAGAACGACAAAATCGGTAGCAGACTGCATATTTTGCTTTGGATCAAAATACTTATGACCATTTTATTCatttgaatgcatgttttaGTCATTATTAATGTTATGTGGTTTCGGATAGTTATTTTCGCAATATAGTTGTACGGCGCATGGAGAAAACCCGAGAGGGATTAGGGTGGGTAGTGTTCTTTTGTGCTGGTTTGGGATTTAGCATATAGGAAGTGTAGTGTCTAAATAGTGGTGTTAACTAGATCATGTCATGTAGACGCGCTACAAAATGCCTATACGGTTTTTTATCTCCTCTCAGCTAAGTTCAGTCTTCCAACCATTCGAATAATCATAGATTACTTGTGTGCTTTTGTGCGTCTCGTGCATCCTTCTTAATGTAGAAAATGTCGAGATATTTTACATTAAACAGCATGTGCGGTCTTGATGCGCTTATTCTGAAAGCGATCACCCTTTAACAATGGTTGCTAGAGCCCTATACCATATTTTGCAAGCCAATTCTTCCTACTTAATCAGTTAATCATCTCATTATTGCTTTCTTATTGAGGCAAATGAAATTTATATGTCAGCC
This region of Cannabis sativa cultivar Pink pepper isolate KNU-18-1 chromosome 7, ASM2916894v1, whole genome shotgun sequence genomic DNA includes:
- the LOC115697480 gene encoding F-box/kelch-repeat protein At1g30090, which codes for MQRVRLSSEQAPVHKLGESQMTLSPKFRLAVIPPSFLNPSSELELSLRGEPLIPGLPDDVALNCLLRLPVQSHSACKTVCKRWHFLLGRKERFFTRRKELGFKDPWLFVFAFHKCTGKIQWQVLDLTYFSWHTIPSMPCKDKVCPHGFRCISIPREGTLFVCGGMVSDVDCPLDLVLKYEMQKNRWTVMNRMITARSFFASGVINGKIYVAGGNSADLFELNSAEVLDPMKGIWHSVANMGANMASYDAAVLNGKLLVTEGWLWPFYVSPRGQVYDPRTDHWESMAVGLREGWTGSSVVVYGHLFVVSELERMKLKVYDLDTDSWEPIEGPPLPEQICKPFAVNACDCKIYVVGRNLHVAVGHISKLNQKSSSEKWNFGVEWNVVDAPDCFSDLTPSSSQVLFA